Proteins from a genomic interval of Undibacterium parvum:
- a CDS encoding TolC family protein, which translates to MKPLSLLLFFYKHKPSLASISLSLGLSFSAMNVYAATVAPDLRGASELAWKLHPEAAALDARDTQARAAQELADNWTPEPAAISVSSRNDRLNSNLGQQEYEVELATPLWLPGQRAARSAEASARIDEAKNKRAALRWEVAGNVREVWWTLATARNLHQLATRRLETASALDIDIQRRYQLGDVSRIDSNLARTEVHVAQAELIETEMTLSQSEQAFTLLTGATAPVIMSQEQLTNLSNQRSLADTPLSHPLLARAASAVSSALARAKVAEQAQRAAPELALRMQRERAGAEQPYANSVGIRLKIPFSSGAQTRELSAAARAESLQAEAEMWQVKTKVQLDLEQLYRLERSQQRQLEIAQQSHELSIDNLKLAEKAFKLGETDLSSLLRLRSTAFGAEALLERQRLANAALISRLNQALGVLP; encoded by the coding sequence ATGAAACCACTCAGTCTTTTACTATTTTTTTATAAGCACAAACCCAGTCTGGCAAGTATTTCGCTCAGCCTAGGTCTCAGCTTCTCCGCCATGAATGTGTATGCGGCGACAGTCGCGCCGGATCTGCGTGGCGCCAGCGAGCTGGCATGGAAACTACATCCTGAAGCGGCTGCATTGGACGCCCGCGATACACAAGCGCGGGCCGCACAAGAACTTGCCGACAATTGGACACCGGAGCCAGCTGCGATCAGCGTCAGTAGTCGTAACGACCGACTGAACAGCAATCTAGGTCAGCAAGAATATGAAGTTGAATTGGCCACGCCCTTATGGTTGCCGGGGCAAAGAGCCGCCCGCAGCGCGGAAGCGAGTGCCAGGATCGATGAAGCCAAGAATAAACGTGCGGCATTGCGCTGGGAAGTTGCTGGCAATGTACGTGAAGTCTGGTGGACTTTGGCAACAGCGCGCAATCTGCATCAACTTGCCACGCGTCGCCTGGAGACTGCCAGCGCACTCGATATCGACATACAAAGACGCTATCAACTTGGTGATGTTTCGCGCATAGACAGTAATTTGGCGCGCACAGAAGTGCATGTGGCACAGGCTGAGCTGATAGAAACAGAAATGACTTTATCGCAGAGCGAACAAGCATTCACGCTACTGACCGGTGCCACCGCACCAGTCATTATGAGTCAAGAGCAACTGACAAACTTATCGAATCAGCGTAGTTTAGCCGACACACCTTTGTCGCACCCCTTGCTGGCCAGAGCGGCCAGCGCTGTCAGCAGCGCGTTGGCGCGTGCCAAAGTGGCAGAGCAAGCGCAGCGAGCAGCCCCTGAGTTGGCCCTAAGAATGCAACGCGAACGCGCTGGCGCCGAGCAGCCTTACGCCAATAGTGTAGGAATACGCTTAAAAATCCCATTTTCATCCGGTGCGCAAACGCGCGAACTGAGTGCTGCCGCCCGTGCTGAAAGCCTACAAGCGGAAGCCGAAATGTGGCAAGTCAAAACCAAAGTACAACTCGATCTTGAGCAACTGTACAGGCTTGAGCGTTCACAACAGCGCCAACTTGAGATTGCACAACAAAGCCATGAACTGTCGATAGACAATTTAAAGCTGGCAGAAAAGGCTTTTAAACTCGGCGAAACCGACTTGAGCAGCTTATTACGTCTACGCAGCACTGCCTTTGGTGCTGAAGCTTTACTTGAGCGTCAGCGCCTGGCAAATGCCGCGCTCATATCACGCCTGAATCAGGCATTAGGAGTTTTACCTTGA
- a CDS encoding heavy metal sensor histidine kinase yields MIKNVQKFRKISLTLRLTILFACLSTTVLLMLGVLVGASEEEHFIEQDMELMSGKLDLVAHLLDKTQDSSGLDNLAGLLNDSLVGHHGLSVVILQPDGSTLFASHDAQFPASLLDRRLVKKHPMPVTWQQTVSSERIPMRGISALLPSGIAGSTPLLVALAVDISHHEHFMASFRKTLWLAVGIAALVVSILGWAIVKHGLAPLQAIRQGAAGVTADSLNYRLGLEAIPVELADLAESLNNMLARLEDSFQRLKDFSTDLAHELRTPISNLMTQTQVALSRTRSEEEYREVLASNVEEYERLARMIADMLFLAQAENGLIVLNREAVDLAKEIEKLFDFFDALAEERQLRLSLVGTGHYHGDKLMLRRALANLLSNAIRHSPIAGDIQFSIDQKEQQTIIRIRNQGEAIPAEHISHIFDRFYRADPSRHSNGEGAGLGLSITRSIILAHGGEIFVESGLTGVCFEIHLK; encoded by the coding sequence ATGATTAAAAACGTACAAAAATTTCGCAAAATTTCCCTTACTCTACGCCTGACTATACTCTTCGCTTGCCTCTCTACCACCGTGTTACTGATGCTAGGTGTATTGGTTGGAGCCTCAGAGGAAGAGCATTTTATAGAGCAAGATATGGAGTTGATGAGCGGAAAATTAGACTTGGTCGCGCATCTACTGGATAAAACCCAGGATAGCTCAGGTCTGGATAACTTGGCGGGCCTGCTCAACGATTCCCTGGTTGGTCACCATGGCTTGTCGGTGGTGATTTTGCAGCCGGACGGCAGTACTCTCTTTGCTAGCCATGATGCGCAATTTCCCGCGAGTTTATTGGATAGACGACTAGTCAAAAAACATCCCATGCCGGTAACTTGGCAGCAAACAGTTTCCTCTGAGCGTATTCCTATGCGCGGCATTTCGGCCTTGCTGCCTTCCGGCATCGCAGGTAGCACTCCCTTGCTGGTCGCGCTCGCCGTGGATATTAGCCACCATGAACATTTCATGGCTTCCTTCAGAAAGACGCTTTGGCTGGCTGTCGGTATCGCCGCCTTAGTGGTGAGTATACTTGGCTGGGCGATAGTAAAACATGGTTTGGCTCCACTACAGGCAATCCGTCAGGGGGCTGCCGGGGTGACTGCGGATAGTCTCAATTACCGGCTAGGCTTGGAGGCGATACCCGTAGAACTGGCGGACTTGGCAGAAAGCCTGAACAATATGCTGGCGCGCTTAGAGGACTCGTTTCAACGGTTAAAAGATTTCTCTACCGATTTGGCGCATGAGTTACGTACCCCTATCAGCAATTTGATGACGCAAACCCAGGTCGCGTTGTCGCGTACCCGCAGCGAGGAAGAATACCGTGAAGTATTGGCTTCAAATGTAGAAGAATATGAGCGTCTGGCGCGCATGATCGCTGATATGTTGTTCTTGGCACAGGCCGAAAATGGCTTGATCGTGCTGAATCGAGAAGCGGTTGATCTGGCCAAAGAGATAGAAAAATTATTCGATTTTTTCGATGCTCTGGCGGAGGAACGACAATTGCGGCTCTCATTGGTGGGGACGGGTCACTATCATGGCGACAAACTGATGTTGCGCAGGGCTCTGGCTAATCTTTTATCGAATGCGATCCGCCATTCCCCCATTGCTGGCGATATACAATTTTCTATCGATCAGAAAGAGCAACAGACCATTATTCGAATTCGCAACCAGGGAGAAGCTATTCCTGCTGAGCACATCAGCCATATTTTTGATCGTTTTTACCGTGCCGATCCTTCGCGCCACAGTAATGGTGAAGGCGCCGGCCTGGGCTTATCGATCACACGTTCAATTATTCTGGCTCACGGGGGTGAGATTTTTGTGGAATCAGGACTGACAGGTGTTTGCTTTGAAATCCATCTGAAATAA
- a CDS encoding heavy metal response regulator transcription factor, whose product MKILVVEDELKTGEYLKQGLLEAGFVVDLARDGVDGLHLAKSGDYALAILDVMLPKLNGWQVLAGMRAAACETPVLFLTARDQVEDRVKGLELGADDYLVKPFAFSELLARVKTVLRRGNRTLELEQIRVADLELDLLKRRVTRAGKRIDLTAKEFALLELLLRRRGEVLPRSLIASQIWDMNFDSDSNVIEVAVRRLRAKVDDDFERKLIRTVRGMGYVFDENDE is encoded by the coding sequence ATGAAAATTCTGGTGGTTGAAGATGAGCTTAAAACCGGCGAATACCTGAAACAAGGACTACTTGAGGCCGGCTTTGTTGTCGATTTAGCGCGCGATGGGGTGGACGGCCTCCATTTAGCTAAGAGTGGCGACTATGCTTTGGCGATTTTAGATGTCATGCTGCCTAAATTAAATGGCTGGCAGGTGTTGGCGGGGATGCGCGCAGCCGCTTGCGAAACGCCAGTTCTATTCCTGACTGCGCGCGATCAGGTTGAGGATAGGGTAAAGGGCCTGGAACTAGGAGCCGACGATTATCTGGTGAAACCCTTTGCTTTTTCAGAACTATTGGCACGAGTAAAAACCGTCTTGCGGCGTGGCAACCGTACTCTGGAACTGGAGCAAATACGCGTGGCCGATCTGGAGTTAGATTTGCTCAAACGCCGTGTCACTCGGGCTGGAAAACGCATAGACCTCACCGCCAAAGAATTCGCCTTGCTTGAATTACTCTTGCGACGACGGGGCGAAGTTTTGCCACGCTCCTTGATTGCTTCGCAGATTTGGGACATGAATTTTGATAGCGATAGCAATGTCATAGAAGTAGCGGTGCGCCGCTTACGCGCAAAAGTCGATGACGACTTCGAACGCAAATTGATACGTACCGTCAGAGGCATGGGTTATGTTTTCGACGAAAACGATGAATGA
- a CDS encoding YybH family protein, giving the protein MYKPYLCLVFWLFSGLASANEASEVVSEFYRAMPSGDLAKVNELLSPEITIYESGYVERSRAEYAAHHLPEDIAFAKASSRKVRQHTERKDGNFSFILEETETKVKIKGKNVTILGTETTVLQKIDEQWRIVHLHWSSRKPK; this is encoded by the coding sequence ATGTATAAGCCTTATTTATGCTTAGTTTTTTGGCTCTTCAGCGGCCTCGCTAGCGCCAATGAAGCTAGCGAAGTAGTCAGCGAATTTTATCGCGCAATGCCTAGCGGTGATCTTGCCAAAGTAAACGAATTATTATCACCAGAGATCACTATCTATGAGTCAGGTTATGTAGAACGATCTCGCGCTGAGTATGCAGCACATCATTTGCCTGAAGATATAGCCTTCGCCAAAGCCTCAAGCCGCAAGGTTAGGCAACACACTGAGAGAAAAGATGGGAATTTCAGCTTTATCTTGGAGGAGACTGAAACCAAGGTCAAAATAAAAGGCAAGAATGTCACCATTCTAGGCACAGAAACCACCGTCTTGCAAAAAATTGATGAGCAGTGGCGCATCGTGCATCTGCATTGGTCATCACGGAAACCTAAGTAA